In Candidatus Planktophila versatilis, the genomic window GCGCCCCTGTTGCACAATTCCGGAGATGACATCACCGACGGAGGCAGTGAACTCGCCAACGATTTCAGCATCGTTAGTTGCACGCATCTGAAGTTTAATTACTTGGCGTGCAGTGGAAGTGGCAGTGCGATCAAAGCCCTCTACCTCAAGCACATTCTCGGCAACGCGCTCTCCTAGTTCATTGAACTCTGGAACAAATATCGCAATGTCTCCAGTTTCGCGATCAAGTTGCACGCGCGCATATCGGTTTGGCTCAAGTGTCTCAGAATATGCGGTGAGCACACCAGCTTCGATTGCCTGAATCAACTGCTCTAGCGGCATACCTTTGGCATCGGTCAGTTGCTTGAGCGCCTCAATATCGACGCCCATTACTTATCACTATCTTTCCGGTTAAATTCAATTTCAACTGTTGCGCGCTTGATATCAGATAGCGCAATCACAACTTCTTTTACTTCCTTCTTCTCCGTTACCGACAGCGTGAGCTCAGTTTCAGTATTTCCAGAGATTCGGCCAGTAACGACCTCACCATCATTGCGCACAACCTTGAGCAATCGATCTACATTCTTGGCAAAGTGACGTGGCTTAGTTAGCGGGCGATCAACACCTGGAGAAGTAACCTCCAAGGTAAAGGGTGCTTCTCCCATAAAGGCGGATTCATCGAGAAGTTCTGAGATGGCGCGTGAGACTGCGGTGACTTGATCCATATTTAAGGAACTCTGGCCATCAACGATGCAGGTAACAATGCGGTGCTTGCCGGGTGATACAAGTAAGACTTCTTCCAGGAAGAATCCTTGAGCTTCAACTGCAGGTGTAACCAGTTGC contains:
- the rimP gene encoding ribosome maturation factor RimP, producing the protein MAITDQIAQLVTPAVEAQGFFLEEVLLVSPGKHRIVTCIVDGQSSLNMDQVTAVSRAISELLDESAFMGEAPFTLEVTSPGVDRPLTKPRHFAKNVDRLLKVVRNDGEVVTGRISGNTETELTLSVTEKKEVKEVVIALSDIKRATVEIEFNRKDSDK